In Labrus bergylta chromosome 6, fLabBer1.1, whole genome shotgun sequence, the following proteins share a genomic window:
- the acbd6 gene encoding acyl-CoA-binding domain-containing protein 6 yields the protein MASGSPSSSPDTATGSGTDPARPDTGEPLGGAGSDSDSDLGLGKFDCSAMEMGDRLEGEELELEFVSAADRVRDLVQTASRDQLLYLYARYKQAKVGKCNTQKPGFFDFEGQRKWQAWKQLGDMDTEQAMQEYISCVNVLDPEGCTKERRGAERRTGFGGAAVSSLYQEEMIREEDKNIFDYCRENNIDHISEAISSQKVEVNTTDEEGRALLHWACDRGHKELVSVLLQHKADINSQDNEGQTALHYASACEFAEIVELLLNAGADPSIKDMEGSLPEEVTESSAISSLLRQYNAPKG from the exons atggCATCTGGGTCGCCGTCGTCTTCTCCGGACACTGCGACTGGCTCAGGTACAGACCCAGCCCGGCCCGACACAGGGGAGCCCCTTGGTGGAGCAGGTTCAGACTCGGACTCAGACCTGGGTCTTGGTAAATTTGACTGCAGCGCTATGGAGATGGGTGACCGACTGGAGGGAGAGGAGCTTGAGCTGGagtttgtgtctgcagctgaCCGGGTTCGAGATCTGGTTCAGACCGCCAGCAGGGATCAGCTGCTCTACCTGTACGCACGGTATAAACAG gcTAAGGTGGGTAAGTGCAATACACAGAAACCTGGCTTCTTTGACTTTGAAGGACAAAGAAAATG GCAAGCCTGGAAGCAGCTTGGAGACATGGACACAGAGCAGGCAATGCAGGAGTACATttcctgtgtgaatgtgttagACCCTGAAGGCTGCACAAAG GAAAGAcgaggagcagaaagaagaacagGCTTTGGAGGAGCAGCAGTCAGCTCTCTGTACCAGGAAGAGATGATCAG GGAAGAAGATAAGAACATCTTTGACTACTGCAGAGAAAATAACATCGACCACATCAGCGAGGCCATCAGCTCCCAGAAAGTGGAAGTCAACACTACAGACGAAGAG GGCCGGGCTCTCCTGCACTGGGCCTGTGACAGAGGACATAAAGAGCTGGTGTCGGTATTACTGCAGCACAAAGCAGACATCAACAGTCAG GACAATGAAGGACAGACAGCACTACATTATG CATCGGCGTGCGAGTTTGCAGAAattgtggagctcctgctgaaCGCTGGAGCCGACCCGTCCATCAAAGACATGGAGGGCTCTCTTCCTGAGGAGGTCACTGAATCCAGTGCCATCTCCTCTCTCTTGCGTCAGTACAACGCTCCAAAAGGCTAG